Proteins encoded within one genomic window of Phototrophicus methaneseepsis:
- a CDS encoding response regulator: MSSPEEKPRILVVDDDPALQKLVVLLLKRANMDPISAMNAGEAAQILREEPLPDLVVLDLMLPEISGIDFLRQMRAKSTFNSLPVIILSALADPAQIREGLEAGADRYLTKPYLANNLIRTVEEVLASGRAKG, translated from the coding sequence GTGTCGTCCCCAGAAGAAAAACCGCGCATCCTGGTGGTGGATGATGATCCGGCCTTGCAGAAGCTCGTTGTGCTGCTGCTGAAGCGCGCAAATATGGACCCTATTTCCGCAATGAATGCGGGTGAAGCTGCTCAAATCCTGCGTGAAGAACCTCTGCCTGATCTGGTTGTTCTCGATCTCATGCTGCCTGAAATTAGTGGTATCGACTTTTTACGTCAGATGCGAGCCAAAAGTACGTTTAATAGCTTGCCAGTCATTATCCTTTCCGCATTGGCGGATCCGGCCCAGATTCGTGAAGGCCTGGAGGCAGGTGCTGATCGCTACCTGACCAAGCCATACCTGGCAAATAACCTGATTCGTACGGTAGAAGAAGTGCTTGCCAGCGGGCGCGCCAAAGGTTGA
- a CDS encoding sensor histidine kinase, producing MVFATSGTSGRSKKGHAEAEEFIQSALDALSAHVAILDKTGQIVGVNRAWRTFADENSLADRSYGIGTNYLAVCDTSSESLADVGPRVSQGIREVISGQRSQFELEYPCHSPVERRWFVVRVSRFDWYHDVRIIVSHQNVTELKQVQIELQDNTNRLEAIVNNIKNGILTIDVDGCIHSANEAALQIFGYQHDTMLGKCVGTLIVEPFEGEPLRKALRGENGYEFTGVDVNGEQFPIMMTLRPLRLDNGRMYTCIIEDITDRKRVEEERLERERVTVALEKERELRELKNRFLSIMSHELRTPLASIRLSHDMLKKYQHVSTQEERDQALDNINTQVELLSDMVSDVMTLSRSESEGLELEPDDVDLITYCRDVVEEFQFNYHKTHRIEFECDERIIRAFLDRKLLRRALTNLLSNAIKYSIQGGKIVFSLKVDGNEALIAVTDSGIGIPEEDQPRLFEPFHRASNAEAFNVPGTGLGLPITKQIVELHGGRIDFTSVANKGTTFYIWLPLQR from the coding sequence ATGGTATTTGCAACGTCCGGCACATCTGGACGGTCTAAAAAAGGCCATGCAGAGGCTGAAGAATTTATCCAATCTGCTCTGGATGCTTTATCCGCACATGTAGCTATTCTGGATAAAACCGGACAGATCGTTGGCGTTAACCGCGCCTGGCGGACCTTCGCCGATGAAAACAGCCTTGCTGATCGCTCTTATGGCATTGGCACAAATTACCTCGCTGTCTGTGATACTTCTTCAGAGTCTCTCGCTGATGTTGGCCCGCGTGTGTCGCAGGGTATTCGTGAAGTTATCTCAGGCCAGCGCAGCCAGTTTGAACTGGAATATCCCTGCCACAGCCCAGTAGAGCGCCGCTGGTTCGTTGTGCGCGTCAGCCGCTTCGACTGGTACCATGATGTGCGCATTATCGTCTCGCATCAAAATGTGACGGAGCTTAAACAGGTCCAGATTGAGCTACAAGATAATACCAACCGGCTAGAAGCCATCGTCAACAATATTAAAAATGGCATCCTGACCATTGATGTCGATGGGTGCATCCACAGCGCCAATGAAGCAGCCCTGCAAATTTTTGGCTATCAGCACGATACCATGCTGGGTAAGTGTGTGGGCACGCTCATTGTGGAGCCTTTTGAAGGGGAGCCCCTGCGAAAAGCCCTGCGCGGCGAAAATGGCTATGAATTTACAGGCGTGGACGTCAATGGCGAGCAATTCCCCATCATGATGACCCTGCGCCCGCTGCGCCTCGATAATGGCCGTATGTATACCTGCATCATTGAAGACATTACAGATCGTAAACGCGTGGAAGAAGAGCGTTTAGAGCGCGAACGTGTCACCGTCGCGCTGGAAAAAGAACGCGAACTGCGCGAACTCAAGAATCGCTTCTTGTCTATTATGTCGCACGAACTGCGCACGCCACTAGCTTCGATTCGCTTATCACACGATATGCTGAAGAAATATCAGCATGTATCGACCCAGGAAGAACGCGATCAGGCGTTGGATAACATCAATACACAGGTCGAACTGCTCTCAGATATGGTGAGCGACGTCATGACGCTCAGCCGCTCAGAGAGTGAAGGCCTTGAGCTTGAGCCTGATGATGTGGACCTGATTACCTATTGCCGTGATGTCGTTGAAGAATTCCAGTTCAATTATCATAAGACACACCGCATTGAATTTGAGTGTGACGAACGCATTATCCGCGCTTTCCTTGATCGCAAACTTCTGCGCCGTGCTCTGACGAATTTGCTCTCCAACGCGATTAAATATTCAATCCAGGGCGGTAAAATCGTCTTTAGCCTGAAAGTCGATGGCAATGAGGCGCTCATTGCTGTGACTGATAGCGGCATCGGCATCCCGGAAGAAGACCAACCGCGCTTGTTTGAGCCGTTCCATCGGGCCAGCAATGCAGAAGCCTTCAACGTGCCGGGTACGGGCCTGGGATTACCCATCACCAAGCAGATTGTTGAGCTGCACGGGGGGCGTATCGACTTTACATCCGTCGCAAACAAGGGGACGACCTTCTATATCTGGCTGCCGTTACAGCGCTAA
- the surE gene encoding 5'/3'-nucleotidase SurE: MSDSERPLILFTNDDGVLSPGLWAVVRAFVGLGDLLVVAPQEQQSGMGRSMPRFSTGVLHPFEVPTDIPDCVAYGVDGTPAQAVQHGVLELADRKPALCVSGINYGDNTGNGVTISGTVGAAIEAASLDVRAIAVSQQTPFDLHLSYSDHVDFSGASYFTRYFGEWLVQNGTLPDDVDVLKIDVPWQATPETEWCVTRLSRRRVYWPTRPERVSGDSEGKLGYRFNTDPSKAESNSDVYVLLHEGKVSVTPISLDMTARTDFFRLQQILTGEVAYGKP, encoded by the coding sequence ATGTCTGATTCCGAACGTCCATTGATTCTATTCACAAACGACGATGGCGTGTTGTCGCCTGGGTTATGGGCTGTGGTCCGGGCCTTTGTGGGCCTGGGAGATTTACTCGTCGTGGCCCCCCAGGAACAGCAGTCTGGTATGGGGCGCAGTATGCCTCGTTTTAGCACCGGCGTTTTACATCCCTTTGAAGTGCCGACGGATATTCCTGATTGTGTGGCTTATGGCGTGGATGGTACCCCTGCCCAAGCTGTGCAGCATGGTGTGCTGGAACTGGCAGATCGTAAGCCGGCCCTGTGTGTCTCTGGCATCAATTATGGCGATAATACGGGCAACGGCGTGACGATTTCCGGCACGGTGGGCGCTGCGATTGAAGCCGCCAGCCTGGATGTCCGCGCTATTGCCGTCAGCCAGCAGACCCCCTTTGACCTGCACCTGAGTTATTCTGATCATGTCGATTTTAGTGGTGCGAGCTATTTCACGCGTTACTTTGGCGAATGGCTCGTCCAAAACGGCACCTTGCCGGATGACGTGGATGTGCTCAAAATTGATGTGCCCTGGCAAGCCACGCCAGAGACGGAATGGTGCGTGACGCGCCTCTCTCGTCGGCGTGTATATTGGCCCACACGCCCTGAACGCGTCAGCGGCGATAGTGAAGGCAAGCTGGGTTATCGCTTTAATACGGACCCCAGCAAGGCTGAATCGAATAGTGATGTGTATGTGCTGCTGCACGAGGGCAAAGTCTCCGTGACGCCCATCAGCCTGGATATGACCGCCCGTACGGATTTTTTCCGGTTGCAGCAAATCCTGACGGGAGAAGTTGCTTACGGGAAGCCCTGA
- a CDS encoding NUDIX domain-containing protein, with protein sequence MKPGRDYIGVGVGAVVFNDAGQVFLAQRGEDSGNERGTWEFPGGRVEFGETLRDAVAREFLEEYGMVIEVGQLLGLDDHILPEEGQHWVAPTYLARHISGEPAILEAGKCVAIGWFDFDALPQPLSIITQLNVQAYQEKNPLRAT encoded by the coding sequence ATGAAGCCTGGGCGTGATTATATTGGCGTTGGCGTGGGGGCTGTCGTCTTCAACGATGCAGGCCAGGTATTTCTGGCGCAGCGAGGCGAAGACTCCGGTAATGAGCGGGGAACATGGGAGTTCCCTGGTGGGCGCGTGGAATTTGGCGAAACGCTGCGAGATGCTGTTGCGCGTGAATTCCTGGAAGAATACGGTATGGTGATTGAAGTCGGGCAGTTACTGGGCCTGGATGACCATATCCTGCCGGAAGAAGGCCAGCATTGGGTTGCCCCGACCTATTTGGCGCGCCATATCAGCGGTGAACCCGCCATCCTCGAAGCCGGGAAATGCGTAGCAATCGGCTGGTTTGATTTTGACGCACTGCCGCAGCCTCTTTCTATCATCACCCAACTCAACGTTCAGGCTTATCAAGAGAAAAACCCTCTCCGGGCTACTTGA